The Emcibacter nanhaiensis genome has a window encoding:
- the fliN gene encoding flagellar motor switch protein FliN: protein MSDTENMDWEELEGNPDAADTGAEVDTENVSTGDLEAVFDVPVKVSAVLGKTNIAVSKLLRLGPGAVVELDRKVGEAIDIYVNNRLVARGEVVLVDDKLGITMTEIIKGEE from the coding sequence ATGTCTGATACGGAAAATATGGACTGGGAGGAACTTGAAGGGAACCCCGATGCAGCCGACACCGGCGCGGAAGTTGATACTGAGAATGTCAGCACCGGCGACCTGGAAGCTGTATTTGACGTTCCGGTCAAAGTTTCTGCGGTTCTCGGCAAAACCAACATTGCGGTCAGCAAACTGCTGCGGCTCGGTCCGGGCGCGGTGGTGGAGCTGGACCGGAAAGTCGGGGAAGCCATCGACATTTATGTAAATAACCGCCTTGTCGCCCGCGGAGAAGTCGTTCTGGTTGACGATAAACTCGGTATCACCATGACGGAAATCATCAAAGGCGAAGAATAA
- a CDS encoding motility protein A, whose amino-acid sequence MITLIGIVIGFALIISAMVIGGSPTAFLDLPSILIVLGGTVAITIVSFSLKDLGQIPGALWRLMAYTPHDPRDVGITMIQISERARKNGLISLEKVTPTLNDEPFLQKALNLTIDGAESHEIEQMLQKEIHYTANIQSKSVDLLRRAAEVAPAMGLIGTLVGLVQMLGNLSDPSTIGPAMSVALLTTFYGAILAHMVLMPLATKAERNSHNESILNSLYLAGALSIGREENPRRLEMQLNSMLPQSHRINYFE is encoded by the coding sequence GTGATTACGCTTATCGGAATAGTTATCGGCTTCGCCCTGATCATCTCTGCCATGGTCATCGGTGGCTCACCTACGGCCTTTCTTGACCTGCCGTCAATATTGATCGTACTCGGGGGCACCGTCGCCATCACCATTGTCAGCTTTTCCCTCAAGGACCTGGGACAGATCCCCGGCGCTTTGTGGCGGCTGATGGCCTACACCCCCCATGATCCGCGGGATGTGGGCATTACCATGATCCAGATTTCCGAACGGGCCCGCAAAAACGGCCTGATCTCGCTGGAAAAGGTCACCCCGACCCTGAATGACGAACCGTTCCTGCAGAAGGCGCTGAACCTGACCATTGACGGGGCGGAAAGCCATGAGATCGAGCAGATGCTGCAAAAGGAAATCCATTATACGGCCAATATCCAGTCAAAAAGCGTCGACCTGTTGCGCCGGGCGGCGGAAGTGGCCCCGGCCATGGGCCTGATCGGCACCCTGGTCGGCCTGGTGCAGATGCTGGGCAACCTGAGCGATCCCAGCACCATCGGTCCCGCCATGTCCGTGGCCTTGCTGACCACTTTCTACGGCGCCATCCTGGCCCATATGGTGCTGATGCCTCTGGCCACCAAGGCCGAGCGCAATTCCCATAATGAGTCCATCCTCAATTCCCTCTACCTGGCCGGGGCTTTGTCCATCGGCCGGGAAGAAAACCCGCGGCGTCTGGAAATGCAGCTCAACTCAATGCTGCCCCAGTCACACCGCATCAATTATTTTGAATAG